In Cheilinus undulatus linkage group 3, ASM1832078v1, whole genome shotgun sequence, the genomic window CAGATGTACATGAGACTAAAAGAAATACCTGAAAAAGATTTAAATCATAATCCTCCTCACTCAGATTTTCAGCCAAGcggttttggatttttttggcttcttcttcttcctcttgttCTTCAGCTTCCACCTCTTCCTGTGATTTCCCctctgaaaatataaaaaataatagttgCAAAAGCTAGCAAAATAGGCAAGTAAGTTATCCCAAATGGCATGTTAATGTTCTGTAGATGATGCTTACTGGTGGCCACATAGTCTGTGTCGTAGAACATCTTCTTCTTGGTGCCCCAGGCCATTTCATTTGGAAGATCTGAGGAAGGCAGCAACTTTAGAGTTACTTTAAGGTTGTACAAAAGTGAACCAAAATCATAGAAATATCTAGTAATTTTATATGaaccttcttctttttttccctctagaTCGCTCTCCATGTCTGTtccctcatcctcctcttcttcttcttcctcctctgacTCTGAATCATCCAAAGCCATCACTTCCTCCTGTAAAATTCAGACAGGCTTGATGTTTCCCCCGTCAGCTATATTCAAGTCCTGACAGTAAACCAAAATAACATATAAGCCATCACCTCATCATCCAGTTCTTCCACATCGCTCTCCATCTGAACACCACTGGCAAGGAGTTTCTGTGGCAAACACACCACAGAATTAAAAGTTAATACACTTTCAAAACAAATCgtaataaaaatgcaaacagtGAGGGAAACTTACTCTGATTTTCTCATCGTGAAACTCGTCAATTTTGTCCTTAGCGTACTTGgaagatttctaaaaataaaagagaaagtgtgttaaaatgtgACTGATGAAAGTGTCGACTGCAGTGCCAAGGCTAATTTCATGAAGGGTCAGATAAAGGATGAGAGAAGCTTGTCTGGTGCACATTTAGTAAATAAATCATCATTTGTTGCTGTACTAAGAAAACTGGTACTCATAATTTGATTGATAAGATCAGGGCTTGAAGTCAACTTTCTCGCTCACTGGCCACCGTGGctacttgtttttgaaaagttactCGCCACCAAGCATTTCCACTGGCCACAGTTGTGTTGAATGGAAACAATGTGTTACATGCCAAATTAGGTTTGtctggtatgagatgaaacacataCTCCATTTCCTTCTTTAATGGATACTAAGTTTATATCATTATTAAAACACTGTCTTTTAATTAACTTTattcaaaaaaatctgaaatgcaGTTGGTTTCATCTAATTCTCACTCAGACAAATATTCACCAAAGAACGCTGAGGTTGTGACACTAATAAATTCCACTGGCCAAAGTGGCTACTTGAAATCAATATGGTACCTGCCATGGCTGAAATCCACccacatttggctagttggccaGTGTAAATGTCAAGTCCTGGATGACTTTAATTTTCTCCTGTCTTGCCTTCATTACCATGTCCAACTGTCTTACATTTGTACATCTTCTAATGGCTGTCATCATGTTTGATACTTCAAGGCCACATGTTATGGAAAGTTACAAtgttctttattttaatgaatggTAGTATCATCAATTTCTAAAGGTTAATGATGCACCCATTTCACATGAATGATGCAAAGTAAATGAATGAATCATCTAAAAATAGCAAGCCAACTCCTTCATAGAGTCTAAGTTAcacaaatatgttaaaatatctCCTAATAAGTTTTTGACCTATTTCTGATGACTGAAATCAAGTATTTAGCCAGTTGCCAATGACTtctatttttaagttttattgtaACTTATTTAACAATCTAACAGTCAAAACACAAGAATAGAACAAAATAAAGCTACTGATAAAGTTAAAATGCTTTAGATCAAAACATCCGTTTCGTCCTCTTACCTTATCAGGTAAAGGCATGTTCGTGTAGGCTTCAGGATCATCTTCATCATATTGCTCCgtcttttttggccttttcatcTTCGTAGCTCTGAAtaacaacagaagaaaatagaTGAGCTTGAAACAATCTCAAATGGCATCTGGTGTTTGTGTTGATATGTATTCATATCTTGAAGTCGTGCAGATTTTCGAGGGGATTTGAATGTTCCGGTCAGGGATAAAAACGCAAGAGACCATAAACTTAAAGTCAACATACAGTCACATAACAGAACGTAAACCCGCGGGCTCCCGATTATCAGCTGAACTCACCGTTTTGCTCGGACCATGATGATATGAATGAATCCTTCGTGTAGATAACCAAAACGCGCTAGTAATTAAATTAAACGTCCGTTTAAAAATGTGAGAGTTACAATGTACACATCCAGCAGTATGGACACAATCACCACCATGTGCTTCCGTGATTTCTTCTTCACTGCCCTTACTGCGACTCACATAGAAGTGTGAAGCGCCACCTACTGTTCAGGAGTGTGTAGCATTAAATTGatctgtttaaaaaagtaaaagacgAACAGAAAGAAGGGAAAACGACAGAACTTTAGATGTTTTAACGTTTAAAagacatgtttgtgtttattttttaacttaatcAGATTGTGATCGAACCAGGCAGtggaaatctgagaacagattcaagaaaacatggaaaactaaATTATGAGTTATTTAAGCACATTTGAATTAATACTCAAAAATATTCGataataatatgataataataatattctataataataattaacatTGTTAGTATTATTAGTTTTTTGCTATGCCATATGATTATCATGATGTTTTAATAACATcaccttcaaaggcaaggaaTGCCCTTAGTCATCCTCAGTGGCAGAGGACAGAATCTAAACACCCATCCAACCAACAGTTGGCAACTTTTCGAAAATTAGTCAGAATTGGCAAGtacatttctttcatttttttcattaaatttgacctttttttggaATGAAAAAGCTGGTTTTCACaagaaaattagataaaatctCCAGAAATTGAAAGTTTCCATTCAGTCTTGGTAAAATGAAGTATAAATAAAGTCTATGCATACCCTTCTCTAATTAAGTGcctttcagacattttttttgtcctacTTCTgtgtttaatcatgttttaattcatttgagtggttgaatattttttaatctttgggtcacaatttctcATGAGGAGGCAGTGAtgggtcctgatgcccaaccagttgagaaccactgattcaAACACTACAATGAAAACTGTTGTTCAGCTGTTGTTCAGCACCATTAACTCTTATGTCAAATTCCAGGTTTCAAATAGTGTCAATCTTAATCCTTGATTTCTGCAAGaacagtcatatttttagttaaataaCTAGGCCTCTCTGTTGCAGAATCGTTCTTCTGGGTTATTTGGTTGCAAACAAAGTGACAATCACAACAGCAATCACAgagcatgtttatttatttaattataaaatGAAGTAAAGTTTGGTTACAAACACATTCATGGCAAACAACCAAACGTCAAATTCAGAGGACATAAACAGATAGAACCAGAATAATACTATATACACTGTGATTTATTATCCCATTTATTTTGTGTAAACAACACACTGGCCACAGCTGGCAGCCATATTTGCTGTTGCTAAAGCatttcatcttttcttcttcattcctCTTCAGTTTTCATCTCGGCCCATGACCTCCTCCAGTCCATTTTGAGGGCGTAGCTGGAGCTGCGAGGCCTCTCTCTAGGCAGAAAGTTTTTAGGAGTTCTGTATAATAAGGGTTTCAAGTCATCACTCCTGATCTTCATCAGGGAGGAAGCAGGACTCGGGTCAAAGTGCTGCTAAAGGAATAGAgatggacagaaaaaaaggcattaaatTCACTCTCTGCTTTAGTTTAACTGTGAGAAGATGGCTTCATACTTCTATTACTTCTCATAGATAAGAAAATCAGAGTTTATAAGGTTCCAAATATGGTGGTCCCTCCCCCTAATTCAGTccacattttttatgttgtagCCTAATGCTGCAGTGGTTTAAATTAGTTTATCCTCTCAATACACTCAGTTCACCATCATGATAAGgtcaaaacagaattttaagaaattttgataaattaaaaaaactgaaatatctcattgacattaagtattcagaccctttgcaacaacacctGGCATTTTGCTAGGTTGTCTACACCTTGATCGGaatccacctgtggtaaattaaattgattggacatgactgggaaaggcacacacatcttttttttaaagattttgtacTATTGGGAGTTAGGGCTATTGGCGGGGGTCTGAACTCTCTGAGTGGTTTTCTAGTTATTAAATTGAAGAAGTTTGACTCAACcaagactcttccaagagcgGGTCagctggccaaactgagcaatcagtgGAGACGGGCCTGATTAAGAGAGGtggccaagaacctgatggtcactctcactcctgtgtggagatgggacaaagttctggatggacaaccatcactgcagccctccactgatctgggctttatggcagagtggctagacagaagcctttcttcagtgcaaaatgcacgaaagcccacttggagtttgcaaataGCACCTGATGGACTCCTAGACTGTGAGAAAACATGATTATCTGGTCAGATGAATTTGCCTGGCCTCAATTATAAACATTAAGTATGTCTGGAGGAACATGTccaagcatggtggtggcagcatcatgcagtgggggtGTTATtttagcagcagggactgggagactgcaGGGTTgaaggaaagctgaatggagtaaagtacagagatatcctcaatttAAACTTGTTCAGCAGCACCGAGGACCTCAAACTGGGCAGAAGGTTTCCCCATCCTACATGACAATGACACTAAGCACACAGCCATATCAatacaggagtggcttagggacaactctgtgaatttcccagagtggcccagccagagccctgactttaACCCTGTTGAACTTCTCTGGAAagacctgaaaatgtctgtTCACAAAATATCCCCATCCatcctgactgagcttgagaggatttggaAAGAAGAGTGTTGGAAAATTAACcagtccaggtgtgcaaagatGGTTGAATTACATACAAAAAGACTCTAGGCTGTAATTGCTaacaaaggtgcttcaactaagcaCTGAGTTAAGagtctgaatatttatgtcaatgtgatatttcctttttgttttttttgttttttttgttttttttagataaatgtgcaaaaatcctaaaatattgttttcactttgcaaTGACTTCTGAATGCATGGTATAAAATTTCTCCACTGTAGAAATAAGGCATgtcagtttttatcagtttattttaaatcaataaaagtgtgacgtatgagtgttttacatttatatgaaTTATGGCTGATTAAATTGGTTCAAATATTAGACATGCTTTGATATCAAGCATTAACCAAAATGGAAGGACATTTAAAcaactaaaacttgactaaactgtttctgagtttttgcaAACTAAacaatactgaaactatgaagtttaaacatgactaaaatgatgaaaactaaagtttattttaattttaagactAAGACTACATTGAAAATAGCTGCCTTATTTAACATCGGTCCTTATGATGTTTGGGGGCTATattatgaaaacatttaatgtgatataataagaataagaagaaaaaataaggcCATACATCCATTTTTCATTATGAAATAACTTTGGATACTTTTTTCACTCAAACTTTTCATCAACACTTTAAATTACTACCAAAAAAATTGGTTGATCTTTTCAGCATAGCCTTTGATGAATACTCCTAAAAAAGTCACTAATTCACTTATTTTAATGGCTCAGGGGCATAACCATATTGAGTTATCACAACTCTAAACCACAGTAGAATTAGCAATGGTTCTAAGTTACCATAATGATCggtttttacagtgtaaactTCTTGTGAGCAGTGTTTTTCCTCTTCACCCCTCCTTCTCAAGTGCATATGTAGAAAGATAAATTCATACTTACACCACCCTTGAACCTTGGTACGGGGACTCCTCTCTCATCATTACTTGTATCTGTGTTAGCTGTACTCAGATCCATCATGGACCGGCTCATCTCTGACACTGCAGCCTTCGATGTTCTCTTGTGCCGTCCTGAAGAGCTCTCCTTAAGCTGAATCCTCTTCATGATGTCGCTGAGAGAGCTGAAACTCTCAGACTGTGGCACCATCAGGATCAAAGGTTTCTGTGAAGAGGGGAGCAATGTATCTCAGTTTATGTATCAGCATCAACTCAAGTGTTTAAAAAGCAGAGGTCACTTTCTTACTCTAGAAGACGGCGTGTTCTCCACTTTAGAGCATGTTTCATTTGTGATTCTGCTCTCCTCCTCAGGGATCGACTCCTTCCTTGAGCGAGCTCTCCTCTTGGTTGGAGTAAGTGGCACCATGTTAGGTGTTTGCTCTTTTGCTTTATCTTCAGGTCTTGTTTTAtcatctgtgatttttttcttctctgtggaGAGCTGTCTGGAAAGGGCCTTCTCTAATTCTTGTTCCACCCTGAAgaagaataatcacatttaGCTTCAAATATAACTGGTCAAAATAGATTTTTGGACATGTTTTGGTTGTTACTTTTTAATTCTTTCTGGAGACCTTGGGTCTGTTGGTGAGTGCTGTGTGTTGGTCTGAAAGTACTCAGGATCCCTGTAAAGAAATACagacaacatttaaaaaggaaaaagacagTACTATTAAACAGTATTAAGATGAAACTGGCTGCACGACTCACCTGATAGTTGTTGGTTTATCTGGGATGGTCTTTGTCACTGGGGAGGTGATTTTACTGACCCTAtcatattaaaaaacattaatttagtAGTGCAAACAAACTTTAGCACAAATAAAAACCATGTTTTTAGGGCAAAACGTAAAAGTACTGACTTACAGTGTAATGAAATATTTTGCCTTAACTTTCAAAAGCTGTAACTTACACTACAAACTTCATAGACATATTGCAGAGTTATACTTTAGTCTACTCATAACCAAGTCTTGGGGGCTTCTGCTGCAACACATGGCTATTCGGAGGATTTCAATGTCATTTATTTCatagatgcttttatccaaataGACATACAGAAGGGTAGGCAGGTGTTCCAGGGGTTAAGGACCTTGCTCAAGGGTCCAGACTGGATACCCCACTGGTTGGGATTTGAACCACTGATCTTCCAGACAATAGTCAGTGGTGTAACCCATTGAGCTATCCAGGATTTCAAGTCCTCTTTTAATACAACATTTTCAAGGCGTTAATATGATCACACAATACGGATTTGAGATTGGGTGACAGTAGATATAGtttccctcctttctctctgcaTAGACTGTTCTTCTGCTTTCAGACAGTTTTCCCTAAAACACTGGTAAGAGGACAAGTCTGCTTCTGTCTGGCTTTCTGTTCCACCTCACTAGTTAAATTTCCACCCCCAATGTCCCCAATCCCAGCTATTATTGGGCAAGAAGTGGGGTAAACCCACCCTGCCCACAGCAATGAACAATATAGGCTACATTCATGCTTCAGTTAAAGTGAcccaaatcagatttttttattcatatatgacttttatctgtttgtttctgACCATATGTAAACAGCACAAGTGATACTGAGTCTGATCTTATCATATCAGATTCAGGCTTTCATTTGTGGTGCTAAATCAGATCCATACCCGATCTTTTGTAATTTGACCGCTgtgtgaacagccaaacaaaatGATCAGAtatgagcattaaggcctgggAGGAGTCTGGCTGCCACTCTCACAAATTGTCATCTGAGACGCCATATATCTCTCTGccataatttgctggtacaatttatttccagaatttttttttttttttagaataaagacaaaaaaaaccttcataaataaaacagagaaaaaagtcagaggtctaatctgggatcaAATTATGATAATATGCGAgatccattttagaagtagttacaggAATGGTGGCTCGCTTTATCTTTACCAGCTTTGACTGAAGCTATCGCATCTATGCTAGCTAAGTTATTAACATTTCTACTTAAGCCAATACAACTTACTTAGCTACAGAGataatgtagctgctttgtgagcttagctttcattacattagctatgtagctctgttagctatgtagctccatagctccattatctactCTAGCGTGTATTTCTATTCTATACGAAAATACGGCATGTCAGATTAATGATTGAGAGTGACCGTCAGAGATGAACCGTCAGAGATGAGTGGGCTGCAGTCAGACTTACTTCATAAATGTAGCCTTAGAGTCACctattaacctaacaagcatgtctgtAGACTGTGTGAGGAGCTCACGGATGCACAGCAGATGCCAAACAGACAGGCTCCTATCTGACTTCGGGATTCAAACCACAAACCTTTTTCTAAGAGGTGACAGTCCTGACCACTGTCTAACCGTACAGTAGTGTTAATTTAatctactaaaatgtgactaaaatgttcatcaacTACCCTTTTTCCATTATAAAGATGGTTCCTTGCACACAGATTCAGTAATCATATGCAGAATCCACTGATAGACATGTGTATGCAGAGTAAATTGCATTGTATGCATCCCATTTTCCCCCGAAGACAGTATCATGAACAAAACGTTGTCATCATTGATCATGATTACCTTTTTTTATCCACAAACTGGTTCCCATTGTCAGTAAAACCATTCACAATGGGTGTGTTTTTGGCAAACAGCATGTTGTTCTGCAGGGGGATTTCCTTGAATAAAATTTCCTCTTGTTGATCAAAAGGGTTGTCCAGGACGCAGGAGTCTATCTGGAAGACCCCCATGGCTTCCCAGTCCAGGAGAGTATCAGTAGGTGGGGAAGGGGGGCTGATTAACTCAGGCTCCCAAGAGAGCTGTTTCTTAAACCCTTGATTTGAGAACTCTTTCAGCTGATGGCTCACATCTACGTGAGTTCCTCCAACCCTCCATGTGTCCAAGACGGGGAGGGAAGCAGCGTAGAGGATCCTGAACTCTCTGTCAAATGTCTGGACGACTGGGCCGCGAAAAACAGTGATGAGCTGCCGGTGGAGGTGAGCGTCTGTCCATGTGAGGCttcagagaccagagacagtTTGTTACACAAGattgtgttaaaaatgagttaGAATAATCAATCAGTCAGTAAATAGCTGCTCACCTGTAACTGCCATGAATGACCGTCTCTAAATccaccaaaataaacttgtctttcaTTTCTCCAACCACCATTCTGCCCGTCCTGGAACAGAAGGTTTTCCCTCCAAGAACACGGACCTGTATGTTCTGCCAAAGCACAAGACCAGGTTAGAACTGTTTTTAAAGAGGGACAATGAAGTTCATTGTGCCTATTACATTGTTAGCCCTAATTTTGACGAATAACACTGAAACATGGCATACATCCTGTTCATGGACAATTACAAGTCACCATTTTACAAAAGCAAGATTAGACAGTGTTCAGTAGGGTCTGTAAGGACTTTGGTGCTATAAACAGTATGCCATTGTTAGCACACTAACATGACCACTGTGACAAAGCTAACACGTAAACTATTAGCAAGTATAATGTTCACCATGTCCATCACATCTCAACTATTTTTAGGACTAAAAGGGCAGGATTAGAATTGTATTGTAAAATGTTGACAATGTTCATCATCTGAGTTTAGCATGTAAGTGTTTGCTTggtaaaagtctgttttaacatctgagatttttctgttctattgtgaataaatatgggtttataagatttgcaaatcaatgcattctgtttttatttacatcttacacagcgccccaacttttatgttatgttttaaaaagtatattAGCCACAGTAGATTCCTGTCAGTAGAGATGAGCTAAAACAGAGGAGATTGCCAGTGAAAAGGTAAAGTGCTgtgactttttttctaaatgtaatgtttttttaccccatcagtttttttttgtcttttttaaataagctAAATCACATGTCTATAGACAGAGAGTTTGACGCTTTATTCAGCCATGTCTTTGAGATTTTCTCAGACCCTACTGCATTCATGATAAGGGTGTTTGTGGTTGTCAAcgaaaagaaccacagataacgcTGAATGCTGTGTAACCAGTTGGGCTTTGTGTTGCCAAACACACGTTACATTTCTAGCATAccaatgttaaagtgaaaagtCACTCTTGCAGTTTATGAGATACCTCCACAGAGTACAAATGCAGTGTCTCAAGTTTTTTTAATAAGAGTGATACTTTCAGTGACGTGTTACATAATGCATTGATCTGATGGACTggtgattgattgattggttaaATGAAATCTCTTACATTTTTTGATTGCCATGTCATACGAATTGTGGAGGATGGCTTCTGGGTGTGTGCTGATGTTGTCAGACATGACTCACCGGATGCCTTAGCCTGCTGAGTGTGAAGTTCTCCTGGATGGACCTTTGGTTCAGGATGATGTAAACAGGGACACCCCGAGACGCGGCAGTATGTAAGTCCCCGATTATAACCCCATCTGTCAACCTGTCCGTCACAATGGCAATCACCTGTAATATATAGAAGAAAGGCCTTTGCTTGGAATCACAAAAACAGATGTAGTGATACCTCTACATCCCTTACTTTTTCTGAAGCAATAGAAGCAAGAATGGTTTTACATTAAGATACCTTAAAAAGTACTGGCAGTAAAATTCATGAAgtaaattttttaaatcttaaaatagtaaaaatgttgaTGAGTTAAACTTTAGGCGAGCTTCAGTTTTGTTGCTGGACAGATTTCTGCTTATCTGACAACTCTAATAGATGCCTATTTACAACTGATGCAGTATATTATGATTATGTTTTATGAGATTACAAGCTTTATCACaaaattttaaaggaaacatGTTAATTAACAAGAAGCTATGAACCCAAACCTCTAAAAATATAAGGTTGTGCAAGCACAGTTTGAAAAAAGACCCATGAAAATGACCAGCAATGCAAAGCTGTACAACTTTGCCTCATTTGTTTAAAAGGTATCTTGTTCATCTTTCATCTTTATAATTTTTATGCAAACATACTTGGCTGGCCTTCTGCAGGTGCCGTCTGATGACCTCTCTCACAGGGGGGTCCCCTTCAGCTGGAGGACTGGTATGGACTGTAATACTTCCTTGTGGTACCCAGGGGCTATTCTCAGGCCATCCCAGCTCCAGGTCTGGGGCTGGTATGTCAGTTTGTAAAGGGAAGTAAGTGGAACAGAAGTCATTGATGTCTGAGCTGAATCCATTCTCCACTGTTTGCACCTGTGATGGGTTTAAGCGATAGTCTTGAGCCCAGTTTGTTATCTGGCTCACTTCTTCAGACGACAGAAAGCAGCCGGAGAGCTCTGCGCCGATGGAGCTGTAGAAGGCCTCTGGTCCGGCATTGATCAGCCTCTCCACTGCTTGACGTTCCAGCTCACTGTAGAGGAACTCTGGGGAGGACTCAGTAACCGGCAGGAACACTGCATCCTCATTAAGGCTCTGCTCCTGGGAGTTTGACATGCCTGCAGCTTTGGTATATCTCTGGGAATAAGTGCTAAATCAAAGTTCTAACTAACGACTTCAGCAGTGTGAAAACAAAACTATTCCAAGCCACTTCATGCCACCCTTCAATCTTGTTAATGCCAGTCTTTCATTCATCTTTGTGAGAGAAAGTTACAATATTCCCAGAAGACATACCTTGATGTGGCTGACAATCTTGATGATGAGTTTCACCCTACTCCTTGCTGAGATAAGGCCTGAGCAAGGTTCATAAGTTCACTCCCGAGCtcattaaatgttttgcagCAGCTTCTCTCCAAGAAAATAGGTAAAGTATCAAAATAAGCAGAGGTGATCCATGAGTTTTGCTCAGTTTTTTTAGTCACAGAAATCCCTTTCTCTCACATCCTCCTGGGCAGCACGTCTCACCTCTCAGGCTCAGCAAATACAAATAGTCTCTCAGGTTCTGTCACTCTACATGTGTTCCCTCCCCTGCATGTTACTTCACTCCTCTTAGCTCTTCCACTCCTACTTCCTGTCAGATTCCAGAAATACTGAGCAGCTGATGGAAAGGTTACCTGCCAGCCACCTTATATTACTTTCAAAGTTACAGTATTAAAGTCATTGTCTCTGAGATCATATTCTACTTAAATGCTTATTGAATGTGTGTGAGACATGTGGTGAATACAATTGTTCAATATGTTCACTTTATCTCACTGGCTGCAATACTCTTCAAAGTTTTCCCCCAGGACTAGTCTAGCCTGACAGGTAGGTTTGTCAGCAAGCACAATACGTAGCTCTGTCTAACTTCCTGCAATGAtcaaaaaaaaacgaaaaaccgcagagaaaaatgtgtttgtgaatTTAGACGCGAGTGTTGAGGTTTTGTCTAAAAAGCGTGAGCATAATTTACCAAAGTAAACAATGAATACCACAAAACGATGGCTGCTTAAATGACAACGGTGGTGCACCCTTATGTAATCACGGTGTTATGTCAGAGGATTGCACCTTTACTGTGCTGCACATGGAGTACttaagacaaaataaacagGCTGCTCACAGAACTAGCTATTCAAAAAGAAAGGGACAACAATCAGTGTATTACCTTTAATTCATGAACAGAAATGtacatacaaaatacaaaaaaaatcaataaatttctatataatttttTATGATCACAATCAGTCATTTATAACAAAGAGCTATAGGCCACTTATTATCTCAGATTCACTCGTGTAGTACATTAACTTTGTATCTTACAGCAGGTTTAACTGTAGCGCTGAGGTTAAAGGCCTTTAGTTATCTTGTTCTGATCTTGAGTGACAACAATTTGTCTCACAGACAGATGCCATTAGGTTGAGAAAATGTCCCGCATACCGTACAGCTGGTAGGGTGGAACTTGAGtcataaagaaaacagaaatgtatttttgaaagaGGCGTTTCAGTCCCAGTCATCTTGTTTCTTCATGTGTG contains:
- the fam83e gene encoding protein FAM83F, with translation MSNSQEQSLNEDAVFLPVTESSPEFLYSELERQAVERLINAGPEAFYSSIGAELSGCFLSSEEVSQITNWAQDYRLNPSQVQTVENGFSSDINDFCSTYFPLQTDIPAPDLELGWPENSPWVPQGSITVHTSPPAEGDPPVREVIRRHLQKASQVIAIVTDRLTDGVIIGDLHTAASRGVPVYIILNQRSIQENFTLSRLRHPNIQVRVLGGKTFCSRTGRMVVGEMKDKFILVDLETVIHGSYSLTWTDAHLHRQLITVFRGPVVQTFDREFRILYAASLPVLDTWRVGGTHVDVSHQLKEFSNQGFKKQLSWEPELISPPSPPTDTLLDWEAMGVFQIDSCVLDNPFDQQEEILFKEIPLQNNMLFAKNTPIVNGFTDNGNQFVDKKRVSKITSPVTKTIPDKPTTIRDPEYFQTNTQHSPTDPRSPERIKKVEQELEKALSRQLSTEKKKITDDKTRPEDKAKEQTPNMVPLTPTKRRARSRKESIPEEESRITNETCSKVENTPSSRKPLILMVPQSESFSSLSDIMKRIQLKESSSGRHKRTSKAAVSEMSRSMMDLSTANTDTSNDERGVPVPRFKGGQHFDPSPASSLMKIRSDDLKPLLYRTPKNFLPRERPRSSSYALKMDWRRSWAEMKTEEE